In Chryseobacterium turcicum, a single window of DNA contains:
- a CDS encoding DUF3347 domain-containing protein, producing the protein MKKHIITFLFSIFTVVSVTAQTKINPQLSKLYQNYIAVKTALSSDDFKKTSVAAGEFLKTASSVNSKSLDEKKLNSLKADAKTISSAKNIDAQRKPFYRLSEVMIAVAKENKISDKTIFVQYCPMAEGSWLSNEKQIVNPYYGSSMLKCGSVKSEIK; encoded by the coding sequence ATGAAAAAACATATCATCACATTCTTGTTTTCAATATTTACAGTCGTGTCTGTAACTGCACAAACGAAAATAAATCCTCAACTTTCAAAATTATATCAAAACTATATCGCAGTAAAAACAGCTTTATCTTCTGATGATTTTAAGAAAACTTCGGTTGCGGCAGGAGAATTTCTGAAGACAGCTTCTTCAGTCAATTCAAAATCTTTAGACGAGAAAAAGTTGAATTCGTTGAAAGCTGATGCAAAAACAATTTCTTCGGCAAAAAATATCGATGCACAAAGAAAACCGTTTTACAGATTATCTGAAGTAATGATTGCTGTTGCTAAAGAAAACAAAATTTCTGATAAAACCATCTTCGTACAATATTGCCCAATGGCTGAAGGAAGCTGGTTGAGTAACGAAAAACAGATTGTCAATCCGTATTATGGAAGTTCAATGCTTAAATGCGGTTCTGTAAAATCTGAAATAAAATAA